From the Pleurodeles waltl isolate 20211129_DDA chromosome 6, aPleWal1.hap1.20221129, whole genome shotgun sequence genome, the window CAAGCTTGTGGGCCTTATCAGCAAGGGTATGTATGTAAACATCAAATATAGAAGATTAATATAGTAATTACTGAACTTGTGCTCCACCCATTACAATCATTAATATCTACTGAAGCTGTAACATCAACGAATCTTTTAGTGATTGGGTGGTCACCAGGGTCTAAACACAGATCAACAATTATCTTGTTACTCTGTTGTTGCTCTGTGTGACAGTAAACGCAATTGTATACTTACATATAAATGCCGATCCTAGAATAGTAACAAGTGAAACAATAACATGTAATAACAAAGGAGTACTTTGAATTTAAAAATTCAATATCAATATTACAATGCCTTCGTGTATGTGGAGTTCCCCGAATGATGTGCAGAAGTATCTGCGCGTGTAACATGCAAGTTAGATCCAAGTGCTCAGTATCGTCGTTGCCCCAATCCAAATGTTTGGTATGGAAGTACAGTAAATGCGAAGTGTATCAGTAACATTTACAGGGTATCTTCAGTGATTTATGATCACTGGATTGCTCTAAGAGGCTAGTGTGTCTCTGCTGGGTCAGAGTCCGTCTCCGCAGCACGTAGAGAGGATGACATCATTTCCCAACTGTCTGAGAGGGGGTATTTACGCAACCCTAACGCATCCTCCTGTTTCAGCGCCACTCCCTCAGCCCCCACCCAGGTCAGGAAGGATGGTTGGTGCTTCAGCAGCTTTCTATCTGCGGGTTATTAACCGTTTGGCTGTTATAAACCCCAGGTCTAAAAATCGTGCGGTAGCCCTGTGGCGGGGGGTTCTAGGAAGCAAACCCAACTCCCATGTAGGTAACAGTGTGAGCGATGTGCATATTGACAGACAAGCGACAACAGCTCCCCAATAACTGTGCAATAGGGGGCAGCACCATAACATGTGCAGGACATCTGCGTCCAAATGTTTGCAACGGGGGCAGGCTGCATCACAGCGAAAGAAGTATCTGTTAATACGTGCTGGTGTAATATATGCCCTGTGAATAATGTAGACTTGTAGGAGTCGAAATCTGGAGTTGCGGGGAATGGTTGTGTGGCTAGATAGAACTGCGTGTCTGTGAAGGGCGCACCAAAGTCTCTCTCCCACGCAGCACACAACGTTCCGTGTTCATGGGAGATATGAGTTTGCAGTGCTTCTGTAAACCACTTGATTAGATGTCTGCCCTGTCCCATGATCTAGACAAATTTTTAAACTATCCTCTTCAATTAGCTTTTGTCTGGTATTTAGTCTGTGTTCTCTCTCAGGACAACCATCTGGTTCAGGAACATAACATCTTCctgaaaatgattaaaaaaaaaaaaaaacacaacaacattgctcTTCAACTTTCTGACCTTTGGTGATCCTTAATTCAATTAGAAAATAACTATCAAACACGAACCCTTAACGCCACAGAAGGCAACACCTACCAATCACAGTTGTTGCTGGATATatacaagtactggcaaagccaataggtcttggctgTGCAAGGCATTAGCTATGTCATTGTTTCAGCCATggtgtacagcagtgtggctgctgtacaGCATAGCTGAAAGttattctatatttaaaaaaaattcaaaatgatgTGGCCAGCGCTGGCTGTGTCATGGCACTTTTTAGGggagagcgcaaagcgctccgtcccgtgttgtaatctctcttaggGCTTCTAACCACATCCATGTCAAATCAGTCACTTTCatcggtttgtgggcttgccttctaaaatccgcttgctttcattagtgaaaggtatgcataagGTCATgcctgtttagccctcctcaagcgcaccaaccaactactgaaaacatatgaggctcgatgttttccgtccggtttctgggctacttttttctctttatttagcagcgtgatctcgctgggcagtagtcgagcgctttgcataacaccAATccggttacataggtaattgcacttttgccggttacatggatatttgcacttttgccaataggtttcactgcaagtgaacttttatttccctttgtgtgtctgctttgcgctgatggcggctgtcagctcgcttatggacaacttttacttttcagtttatatggcaaggaaagtccagttatgtgaaacggttttacttttcattttcaatttatgtggcaagaaaagtctggtttggagtttacaatgctaatagctctaactcgcacaaacacgagacccactgcattgcaaatgcttattcttTATTGCGAGAGGACTAGTGGAGGTTAAAAGAAGGTGTGAAAGTGGGGTGGAAAAGCACTACGGTGCCGCCAGCCATGTCCACGTCATAGCACTTTTCTTTTGTTATGGTGGGTGGGGACaaacaaggaaaacaaaaaggTGAAATGGAGGGGGGCATAGCACTCTTTTTGTTATTAACACGAACAACAGAGGCAGGGTGGACGAATGGAAGGAGCAAGCATCAACGGGAGGGGGTGAGGGCAAGCAACACAGTCAATAATGGAAGGAGGAGTCAGCTGGGGGCAAGGATCATGAGCAACAATGGAAGAAACGGCGGTGGAGGCAAGCTACACAGCAACAACAGACGTAGGGAACAAGGGAAGGCaacaaggaaggacaaacgtaaagcatttccccAATgataaagggtttttgaaaggcaagccagcgaacgagtgatagtgaagggTGTGCGGTGGGCAAAAGCTGACAGATAGATTTCaataggccagagcgcttgtgcgctcgaactaaaaagggaaggagggggcaagcaacaaggaCAACAATATAAAAGGAGTGGGAGGGGACAAGCAACATGGGCAAAAACAGAACGAGGGAAGGTGCATAGAAGCAAGACAAACAGACATCTGAGGTTGAAGAAGTATGAGAGAGCCAGCAAAATAGAAAACTGCAGAGTGTAGGCAACAGAGTTTGGTTTCTGAAGACTGGCTGCAAAGACAATGGTCACTGAAGAGGGAAGTGTAAACATCAACTTCCACGGTAAACTAGGAAATAACCATCAGTAGATTGGTTTTACTAgaaaacatacaattgtatttgaTTAAATAATATTTAGAATCATAAGACATACTTACTGAACAGACGCACATGCTGGAGCTCCCCACAGTGCTGTGCTTGACTCAACCGCATGCATTTACTCATGCACTGAGTGTTTAAAGCGGTTAAAATTGATTCACAGATTAATGCGGTGACCTCTTTTGAAACCATTCCGAACTGAGTTTGGGTGACACTGTGATTACCTCGGGGTTTCGAAACCCATGTTTTGAGGATCCATTCCTGAACATATTTTTTGGGCTATTACTGCATTAGTACTATCCAATGGGTGTTTTCCAtttcttgtcctgatgatgaccctgtctTAAGAACCTTAGAGGGCGAAAACTCTGACACAATAATAGTGTACTGTGTTTATATAATTCAGGAGTTTATAACTCTGTGCTAGGGTTTAGATCAAACAACTCCCCAGGCACTATTTATTTGTATATAAGGTAGAGCATTAGCACACTTATTACTCGCTTTCAGTGCACTGTTGCATTGTTGGGGGAACACCACTTCAATATCAAATGTTCATAATAACAGAGCTCAATGAGTTTGTTTTCCTACGATTCTAAATGCTATTTAAACTAATGAAATGTTATGATTTCTGTTAAAACCAATCCAGTGATGGTTATATGCTAGCTTACCGTGGAAGTTGAGGTTTACACTTCCCCCTTCAGGGACCactgtttattttattattatactaCCCTGTTCCCAGGGTTACCCCTTATTTTATGAATATGACTGCAGATAGAAGCATAGATAAGACAGCCTGTAGAGGACAAATAGCCAAGACAGGTTTCAaggatggacaacagagaaactacAAAAGATAGATCGCAGAGACAAGCAGAAGAGCACAGACCACACTGCAGAGGCAATCTAGGAGTAGGGCAGGTAATCTCTCTTCTGTTTGTGCACAACATACAGAACTGTGCTTGTTAAACTGGCAAGGGGATTCTGTTTCTTGTACATATTTTCTGTTTCTtgtcattgatttttttttattattattacagaacACACTTCTGCAAGCTTGCAGGCAAGAGACGTAGTTAAGAAATTCACCGTACATCATCACACAACTCACTGCATACGTATCAGCAACAAACTATAAAGATATGTTGTCCTATTATTTTAGCTGCTATTTTACAATTAATTTGACTTATAAAAAGTATATAAAAGAAGCCAATAGAACGTTTTGAATTATTTGTCAATAGCAATGTGTGCATGAGCCACAAATCTGTGTTGTGATAATGTAACatcttatttctactcctctctccACCCTACCAATGTTATGGTTGGTCCTACACCCTCCGTGCAATTCTTCCTCACACTCTTATCTCATAGGGTGTGCCGCAGCACAGGTCACAGATGGCTGGGTCTGCCTCAGCCTACAGCATTACTGCCTCTCTGTGGAAAGCTGTGATGAGCACTGGATCTCTTTTACCCTTCTCTTGACCACAGATTGCTTGAACAGAGGATGGGAAGTTTTTACTTTAAATTGCGTTCAAAGGCTGCTCAGAACTTTGTTTATTTTAATAGActgcaccagtgctttaaatggacaggtactgtccggtactgagtacctgcactgacTGAATTTTAAATTgagagtactagcacttctcagcactgctgtaatatatttaataggatggtaccggcacttctcaggagcaagcaCACTCTAAATGTCAGCAACTGCAAGAACAGAAAGGCAAAAATGTATATAATCCGCAATAAACAGCACATTCAACAGCTCGGCCACCAACGAAATAGCACTCTAGTGACACAGGAAGCAACGTCCACGCTGCACACCATTTCACCTCCGGCTGCTGGGCACCTGAGGGGTCTGGTTTCTTGTTCCACCTGGCGCGATGTTTGAAAGCCAGTGTAtattccagcccccccccccaaactccaaCTTCTTGCCTTGAGTGGTGAAGTCTAAAAATGGCACCCAGTAAGAGCCACACAAAGGCACTTGAGAGCTCACTTAATATGGGGGAGGAGACATAAAAGGGAAGCAGTTGGAATCACATGCACTCTCCTGGAGAGCTTCACAAAAAAGATAGAGTACCTAAAAAGtgagcactggtggaagaataGCAAGAGCCAATCAGAGAGGTGGCAAATGAGCTATGGTCCATGGGAAGGAGAAAGACAAGTTGAATGAGCTAAGACAATGTCAGCGAAAAGAAGGAAAACAAGTGTGAGTGACAAAACTCGCAAGCAATGGGGAaactgcattcctaggtcagctttcaaaATATCCCCAATACTACTTTTGTTACCAAGTTAACTCTCAGGACATAACtgtgtaaatattaaataaatatagtGTTCTCTACCTGCGATCCTAGTGTAAAATGGAGCAAAACCTGAGCCATGTCCCCCCAACTGCTCTTCAAAAATAGTATCACATGAGAGGCAAAGAATGCACATTTTATCTCAAAGACTTGCTGTTTTATACCCCAAAATACAGTTGTGGTTCACAGCATCAAACTATAGCCTATATGTAAAAGATAGTCCAAATATCAACCACATCTCCAGACGAAAGTGAGAAGAACTCTGGTAGTGTGGTGGAATTAATTAAATGTGcatttagaattttaaaaaactgacTGGATGCAGAAATTGAAGAATCTGATAAACAGAATATGTACAATTAAAAATCATCTATAAGGCATACCATCAGAAAATGTTAACACCCTTTTACTTGTCATGTAGGAATTTACCGTCACCCACGCGACACTGACTCATTCAGTAAACTTCAAACTGGCAAAAACATGAAAATAGACCGCCTTGATATTGAAGACTCGTATCAGAATGTATCCATAgtaattttttataataaaaataaaaaaaatatgaagccACAACGGGTATATTTCCACGTTTATTCAACCGCCAAATGTCTTATGTTTGAATGTCCATTTAACTGTAGCCATTGACAGTACAATATAGCCACCTGAAATCAGTTGTATGATAAAACAGGTCAAACAACTTTACTGCTGCACTTATTTAAACATCATTAGGAAatcgtatgttttttttttttttttttaactcccctgTCAGTCTGCACAACTATTGACCTAGCTTGCATTATTGACAGTAGTGAGAATCgtctagaaaaaaaacaaaaaactattttctgtatttttccatgtttaaaaataaatacagacagggaaaTAGATAattttcagtctgtatttatctgCAAACTGGGAGACTTGGTTATATATAAGCTTAGTCAAATCAAAAGTTTGCGCCTGCCACCAGAATAACTCctacatatatacaaaaaaaaaaaaaaaaaaattataaatagtaCAAATTTTGTTTTAGTCTCGGAAATAAATGTTAATAGCCTACAAAAGCATTCGCACTAATAATTATCACAAAGTATTTATCAAACCTTCAAAATCAAAAACATACACTATACTTCTCCATCGCTTTCTAAATAAGAAGCAATTTCCTGAAGTCTTTCATCGGCTACAAAACCCCTAACAACGTATATCAGAACTAGAATTAAATTAGTAACAGCACCTTAACACAAAATATGTAAATCCTAGAATCCAAACAAACAAGCTCTAGTGTTAAGGTCAGCAGCATTATCTAGTAAGCATACTGTTTGGTGCAGAATACATTTCATCCTAATAAAATTAGTTCCTACATTATCCTGGAAAGACTGTGTAGCATTATGAGACCTACAATATCACAGATGAACAAGTTCATTTTACAACTTATATAATGAATCAACATCGAGTTTCTCTGTATTTTATTTTACTAGGTATTTTTCCCAACAAACAAAACTGAATTGAATTGTAATTTATCTGGCACGTCTTGAGTCGTCAGTCTCAACTTAAGGGTGCCAGCTTCATTActacattcacaattgttgacgtaGTGATAAACGTCATTCCCACTTATCAGAGGCATTTACATTGCGGGATGGTCGCCAATCTTTTATTTTAACCGAAACATTCAGTTCTCTCTGTTCGAAACAGAATACGCGCTGCGAAGTAGCCTTGTGTGACTTGGCACCTCAAACCCCGGCTCCATCATAGAGTGCTGTCTCATCGGTTCCAAGTCCTATTCGCTAAGCAGGGCCCGACCTAAGCATTGTGGGCTCGTGTTCGCTCGGGGTTCGAGACTGGTAGCAATGTCGAAGAACACAAAGCTGTAAATACTCTCACACTATCGCGTTGGCTAAAAAATGGTCACAACACCAGCCTtctcacctgctctggcccctccaTCGTCATCTTGTACTCCCCGGGAGGAGCCATCTTGCACCCAGAGCAATCGATTTCCGGCAGCATCATAGAGTATGGGTTACGAAATTGTAGAGCGTCTCCTTTCATGTGAGATGACTTCCGGTGAGCGGTGACAGTGCCGCATACATTTTGACGACAGCAGAAATCGCACAGACCGCGCATGCCCAGTCCTGATCAAACGTAATGGGTAGGTtgtgaaaacaaaagaaagaccAACGTTAAGAAACGTCTGCCTTAGGTACGTAACAGTGGTGTCCATCTTTGAAGTGCAAGCATTTTCTTGTAAAATGTAAAGCGAGCAATTTTAATATGTagttttgtattctatgtcaggaccggaggcgaggattatgcagaatctttcttcacttttaatgacagcaggttcaaagttaacaagaaaaaactacaactcccatgagacccactcccatggcaaccaatgtccaatcacactgccGTCCAACCGAATGTATAAATATCCCAATGCCCTGatgttcttcctctttcttcactgctctctgTCAGATAAGTGTCACCTTCTctgtctctgagttgttgagctaagaaCTGTACGGTTTTAAAACGATTTGTATTTCATAACTGTTGTTCGCGCGTGCGTTGTCTTTGTTGCTACGGCAACACCAACGCGCGGTTAGGCTTTTCAGCCAGAGCGCGATCAAAGAAATAATCTAggtcgggtccaccagagggcgctctttcgcGCGTTTAGAGGTGCTCACGAGCGTTTTTTCTTAGCTTTTTGAGTCGCGTTTGCGCTCGCACGCTTCAGATTAGCGCGTTGGGGTTTAAAGTGAGTCCCTGGTCACTTTAAACCCTCCCAACCCCCGCGGACACCGCGTCAGTGGTTTTTCTCTTGTGGGCCGTCTACTTGAATGGGCGTTTCGCTCGTGACGACTCGAATTCTCTGTCACTGCAGGAGCGCGGGGGGGCTGCCCGTCAAGATTTAAAGGGCGTTTCTTCCTGCAAATTCCCTACATGTCCCTCAACGAGCGCAACGCTTTCCCCACCCTGTCCCCGGGAGAGGGCTCATCCCAGAGGGCCTTGGCTCCTTAGATGGACCTCCTGCTGACGCAGGCTATTCATAGGGCTCTAGGGCCCTTGCAAGACAGCGTGGCCAGGTTGTCGGACCACATGTTTAGGGGAACAGGGATGGGGCTGATGGGGACTGACCTACAGGGAGAGGCAGTCCCCAAGAAACCTCGCAAGCGTgtcgcggggcacctggaaggATTCGGTCGTCTGACTGAATCCTTCCGTAAGAGTGCGCGCACGCTACAGCAACTACCCTGCCGGGAGGGGTTGGAGCCCGGCGAGACCGGTGAAGTGACTCACAACAGATCGGACCCGGCCCAGGGGTCCCCCAAGCGGGTCGCGAGGGACACGGATGGGGACTCTTcctctgatgaggatcaggaagcgggGCGTCCTTGGCGCCAGTCTTCTAACTTATCAGACCCGCCCGAGACGGAGGACTCAGAGGAGGAAATGTTCCACCCTGAGGAGTTATACCATCCCCGCTCTTCGGAGTGGCACCCGGATAAGAGGGTGGCAGACTATGTGGCCAGCAAAATTCGCCAGCCCCTGGAGAAGGAGGTTCGGGCTAGATTGCGGGCGGAATGCCCACGCCCGACTCTTCCGGATCGAGTGGCGGCTACCCCTGATCTGGATCCCAAACTGTGTACTTTCTTCGGGAAGTACGTCAAGGACCCGAAGAAGGGTATCGATCGTTCCTGGAGGGGATGCCAGGATAAGTTATTGGATGTCCTGGGTCCCCTCACGCAGATCATACAGCTCGCTGAATGGGCTAAGCGATCCAATTCTCCCCTTCCCACGGATATCATGgcggggtgggcccagagggcgGTCTGCTTGTTGGGGAACGCGAATTGCGCTCTCTGTGCGGAGAGGAGAAGATCATTACTTATTAAAATAGACCCTAAACTAGGAGAACTCTCCAACTCAGAGGCAGGGGCGGTGGCCCAAGGGAACTTGTTTGGAGATCCTTTCCTGAAGGAACTGAGCAAGTTCGTAGCAACCTTCTCGGCGCTCGATAAGGCGCAGAGCTCAATTAAGAAAATCTTTCCTGGAAAGGTTTTCggcggggccggacgaggcaggggctgctcctccgGACGTGCTTTCCAGCAAGGCCCCTCGCCCTACCCACCGCGGAACAACGGATGGAGGGATGGCCGTCAGGGTACCTTCTTCCCCAACCGGGGTAGAGGGAAATCCAAGAGATCCGCCAGTGGTGGAGCTAACGCCCCCGGAGGCGTTAACGGTGAGTGTTACCCTTTTTTCCCCTCGCACTCTGGGAGGGCGGCTACGCTTCTTCGCCCACAAGTGGGCCTCCTTGACGTCAGACGCTTGGGTGCTGCAGACGGTCACGGGGTTCCCCATAGAATTTTTGGGGACTCCAGTTCAGGACTCTCTTCCACGGCCCTTGGTTTTCTCGGACGCGGAAGCAGCTTTGATAAACGCGGAAGTTCAGGAGCTCCTTCAGAAGGAGGCTATTCACCCATCGACGATCCACCCCAGGGGTTTCGTGAGCAATCTGTTCCTtgtggaaaagaaggacaaagggtttcgtcccgttatcaatctcaagtccttcaacgaatgggtggtgtaccgccacttcaaaatggagggcattcacatgctCCGGGATCTCTTACTGCTTGGGGATTGGATGGTAcggttggatctcaaggatgcctaccttaCGGTCCCCATCTTTCCTCCTCATCGCCGGTTCCTGCAGTTCATCTGGAGGGGTCAGGCATTCGAGTTCGCTTCCCTGCCATTCGGCCTGTCGtcggccccgtggtgcttcacgaagctactcAAGCCAGTCGTAGAATACCTGCGGGCTCTGGGGATTCGCTTGATTATTTACCTCGACGACATCCTCTTGATGGATCAGTCGCGCTCGCAGCTCGTATccaatgtgagcataactattcAACTTCTACAGGATCTGGGCTTCTTGATCAACTCACAGAAGTCGGAACTGCTTCCTTCGCAGTCGATGACCTTTCTGGGGTTTCTCATCGATTCCCAGGCagcctccctcagtctcccgggcCCGAAGgtcaagaagatcaagaaggagCTGTCCACGGTCTTGAGACGGGACAGAATCTCCCTGAGGCAACTGGCCAGGGTGGTGGGGCTCCTCTCCTCCtcgatccaggccatcttcccgggccctcttcattacagggccctgcaACGCCTCAAGGCCCATCAACTACAGAGGGGTCTTTCGTATTCGTAGCTGATAGCTTTGTCCCAGGAGGCGCGGacggagatccagtggtggctagaccacatggaagcgtggaacggcAAAGCAATATTCGGGGTCGCCCCCGATCTGATCATAGAGTCGGACGCCAGTCGTTTCgactggggagctcgttgtggggACATCTCCTTCGGGGGCCGCTGGACCCAGCAAGAGCTCgatctccacatcaattgtctggaactcctggcgggttcGTTTGCGATCAGACCCCTGACGCGGGACAAGGTTTCTTGCTGCGTGCTGCTAAGGATGGACAACGTCTCAGCGGTTCAGTATATCAACCGCCTGGGGGGGACCCGCTCGAGGGCCCTAGCGGAGTTGgcaaaagatttttggcatttttgcctccaGCGTCAGATCTCGGTcacagcggagtatcttccggggtcccagaacatcctggcggactggaactccaggtacctggaggatcccagcgattggcgtctgGACAGAGCGGTGTTCCTAGCTCTGTTGGAGCGATGGGGTCCTTGTACAGTGGACCTATTTGCGTCCAGGTGGAACACTCAGCTTCCTCACtatttcagctggcgcccggatccggggGCGAGCGCAGTCGATGCTTTCCTTCAGAACTGGGGCCGAGATCAGAAATATGcgtttccccccttccttctgatTCCGAGAGTAACAGCTCAGGTTCGTCGCCAGGGGGGCGACAGTCATTCTGATAACACCGCTCTGGCAGTCTCAAGTGTGGTTCCCAGCGCTTCTGGAACTATCTTGCGATCTTCCCATTCGGCTTCCTGTTCGTCCGAACATACTGTCGAATCCAGAGGGGCAATTCCACCCGTTAGCTCTTCAAGGCCATCTCTCTCTAGTGGCCTGGCGGATTTCAGGGAACGCTGGGCAGACCACAGACTTTCACGAGAAGCTGAGGATTTCATCAGACAAGCATGGGCCCCTAGTACTTGCAAGAGGTACAGATCAGCCTGGAACGGCTGGGCTCGTTGGTGTCTGGCAAGGCACTtcgatcccttgggggcccagatTACCGATATCTTGAATTTTCTGGCTGGCCTAGCGGCTTCTGGCCAATCCTATTGCTCAGTAAATTCTTTTCGTTTTGCGATTTCAGCAGGACACCCTCCGATTGATGATCGCCCCGTAGGGGAACACCCGTGGGTGTGCAAGCTATTGAAGGGCATCCGCATGGCCAAGCCGCCGGAACCCAGGTACACCTCCCTGTGGGATGTCGATCAGGTTTTACGATTCTTGATCGCATGGCCGGATAATCAATACCTGTCACGTAAACAGTTATCGGCCAAACTCGCGATCTTGCTCTGTCTCATCTCATGCAAACGGGTCTCTGATGTCAGGGCTCTAGATGTATCCGCTAGAGTTTTTTTGCCGGAGGGGGTTACTTTCACGATTTTGCGACGTACAAAGTCTAGTACCAGGTCAGTAACCTATCCTGCTTTTGAGCATACACCAAAGCTATGCGTGGTTAGATGCTTGAGGAGATATGAAGAGGTGACGGCGGAACTTCGGCCGTCGGGGGAGAGGCAATTGCTCATCTCCATCAGGAAACCTTTCAGGGCAGTCTCCTCCCCTTCTATCGCCAGGTGGGTCCGGTGGATCCTGTCGGAATCGGGTGTTAATGTCCAGCTATTTGGAGCTCACTCCACCCGAGGTGCTATGGCCTCTAAAGCTATCCAGGTAGGCGGTAGgttggaggacattatgaatgcgGCCGATTGGTTCTCCGAGTCGACTTCTAAAaaattctattttaaacctattcatGAAGCCGCTtcgttggtggtgagtaagctttgaacatgcataatcctcgcctccggtcctgacatagaatgagaaatttcctagctagcgtgaaggaaagtttcaattctattaaggacacagaggcgaggattatcccgcccgccACGGTGGCCATGGCGCCCGCCCCGGAGCGAATTTTATCCATTGAAAGGTGGTATATTCAGTTTTCCTTATGTATATTCAAATTGCGATGTCATGTATTTTACCTAATTTTGGTAATATGAGCTTGTTTGCTTTATCAGTCAGGGAACTACGAGTTCGTttgtatgttttgttgactttgcgGATTCGATTGCTTACCTATTACTATTTACTTTGTTCTTAGGAGTGACTCCTGCGACTACATAGTGGTGGTCCACGTCAGttcgcagtgaagacgaggaagaacgtCACGGCATTGGGATATTTATACATTCGGTCGGACggcagtgtgattggacattggttgccatgggagtgggtctcatgggagttgtagttttttcttgttaactttgaacctgctgtcattaaaagtgaagaaagattctgcataatcctcgcctccgtgtccttaatagaattgaaactttccttcacgctagctaggaaatttctcattctactaATATATGACAAAAGCGAATTTCAGTTCGAAAGTGTTTTCATTTATCATAATGTGCTGAAATATGTAAAGGTTATTTTTTGTCTCCACTGGTGTTAACAATACTATTGAGTGGGGTAATCCACAATGTGTGGcagtaattaaaaaaattctagctatggCGGCAAgaatttttcagttctattaaggacacggaggcgaggattatgcttctctttcaatgcttttaaatttcagcagccaataagaaaacaaaacaaaaacatcctGTGACACCATATCACATGACCATCATAGAGCCTAGCCCTATATAAACCCATAAGGAACAGaacacctcctctttctttgtgagATTCCAATAACAGTAAAAGTCTCAAGAACAATCCTCAACAGGAGAAGA encodes:
- the LOC138299627 gene encoding uncharacterized protein; this encodes MDLLLTQAIHRALGPLQDSVARLSDHMFRGTGMGLMGTDLQGEAVPKKPRKRVAGHLEGFGRLTESFRKSARTLQQLPCREGLEPGETGEVTHNRSDPAQGSPKRVARDTDGDSSSDEDQEAGRPWRQSSNLSDPPETEDSEEEMFHPEELYHPRSSEWHPDKRVADYVASKIRQPLEKEVRARLRAECPRPTLPDRVAATPDLDPKLCTFFGKYVKDPKKGIDRSWRGCQDKLLDVLGPLTQIIQLAEWAKRSNSPLPTDIMAGWAQRAVCLLGNANCALCAERRRSLLIKIDPKLGELSNSEAGAVAQGNLFGDPFLKELSKFVATFSALDKAQSSIKKIFPGKVFGGAGRGRGCSSGRAFQQGPSPYPPRNNGWRDGRQGTFFPNRGRGKSKRSASGGANAPGGVNGVTPATT